From a single Anoplolepis gracilipes chromosome 3, ASM4749672v1, whole genome shotgun sequence genomic region:
- the LOC140663867 gene encoding uncharacterized protein isoform X1 — protein sequence MQESELAENRDNHEMTKITEESATPCVSLRLDTSPRNVTESGCRQRQIYGDNGTFFRKLSATTILPTDLDSFGKNQSSSEMLQKKRFSSKVYDESKSLNVIDHKSEKPIGTDVIVSNTDATDNSVTVSVICPERTHELFSRNQQSKRKCESDVALDRSSFQSSVSVNSTASPNKKRKTDDHSIFSAVAVSAKGRCFLLQPRQTDNHDGVISNRDNAVETRRKLESAKKESTVLPSKFAKWQSEVSCSESEARGIPATSREDLPMEDFAEVASHTRDIRDSTGCCRGSCEESKIHENTAASLPRNQQNNDSDETANDTAGSRVPNVGLWDRDTNDLLRSELRDELDYRLMLHRLETEEKRLKVKIAEMAIQEIRFRIRALNEDVRRADELHELHLALATVQAVSRVESANAILQERIYRDAVIRNQWQHYYYFFFPFFFPLHTLALFHGNIR from the exons ATGCAGGAGTCGGAGCTTGCGGAAAATCGCGATAATCACGAAATGACGAAGATTACCGAGGAATCAGCCACTCCTTGCGTTTCTCTTCGTCTCGATACGTCACCGCGGAACGTCACCGAGTCAGGATGTCGTCAGCGTCAGATATATGGGGATAATGGAACATTCTTCCGGAAATTAAGTGCCACGACGATCCTGCCAACCG atttagatTCATTTGGAAAGAATCAATCTAGCTCGGAGATGttgcagaaaaaaagattttcaagtAAGGTTTATGACGAATCAAAGTCATTGAATGTAATAGACCATAAGTCGGAAAAACCAATAGGCACCGACGTGATAGTATCTAATACTGATGCCACGGACAATAGTGTAACCGTATCGGTGATTTGCCCCGAAAGAACTCACGAGCTTTTCAGTCGGAATCAGCagtcaaaaagaaaatgtgaGAGCGACGTAGCGCTAGATAGATCTTCTTTTCAAAGCAGTGTTTCCGTCAATTCAa CTGCATCGCCGAACAAGAAACGCAAGACCGACGATCATTCCATTTTCTCGGCCGTTGCAGTCTCGGCAAAAGGACGCTGCTTCCTGCTGCAACCCCGACAGACTGATAATCACGATGGAGTAATTAGTAACAGAGATAATGCAGTTGAAACGCGGCGGAAATTGGAGTCAGCGAAGAAAGAATCTACCGTTCTACCGTCGAAATTCGCAAAGTGGCAAAGTGAAGTCTCATGCTCGGAATCAGAGGCGAGAGGCATTCCTGCGACCAGCAGGGAAGATTTGCCGATGGAAGATTTTGCCGAGGTCGCTTCTCATACCCGGGATATTCGGGATTCGACGGGATGCTGCAGAGGTAGTTGCGAGGAATCGAAAATTCACGAGAATACCGCGGCGTCGCTGCCGAGGAATCAACAAAACAACGACTCGGATGAAACCGCGAACGACACCGCCGGATCGCGTGTCCCGAATGTGGGATTATGGGACCGTGATACGAACGATTTGCTGCGATCGGAGCTGCGGGACGAGCTGGATTATCGATTGATGCTGCATCGACTGGAA ACCGAGGAGAAGCGGCTGAAAGTGAAAATCGCTGAGATGGCTATTCAGGAGATACGATTCAGAATACGGGCACTGAACGAGGACGTTCGACGGGCGGATGAGCTGCACGAGCTGCATCTGGCACTTGCGACGGTTCAGGCGGTAAGCCGAGTCGAATCCGCGAACGCGATATTGCAAGAGCGCATTTACCGGGATGCTGTCATCCGCAATCAATGgcagcattattattattttttttttccttttttctttccgtTACATACACTCGCGTTATTTCACGGGAATATCCGATAA
- the LOC140663867 gene encoding uncharacterized protein isoform X2, which produces MLPRRFPKEEEEEDSGRRRNQFSKDERLHLLNIMNQYAPLLDDTNASVFDRREIWRAIERDFHLAGFTGKTSAQLKKYWQNYKYHGRRAHGVRKHSSAIAKETMQESELAENRDNHEMTKITEESATPCVSLRLDTSPRNVTESGCRQRQIYGDNGTFFRKLSATTILPTDLDSFGKNQSSSEMLQKKRFSSKVYDESKSLNVIDHKSEKPIGTDVIVSNTDATDNSVTVSVICPERTHELFSRNQQSKRKCESDVALDRSSFQSSVSVNSTASPNKKRKTDDHSIFSAVAVSAKGRCFLLQPRQTDNHDGVISNRDNAVETRRKLESAKKESTVLPSKFAKWQSEVSCSESEARGIPATSREDLPMEDFAEVASHTRDIRDSTGCCRGSCEESKIHENTAASLPRNQQNNDSDETANDTAGSRVPNVGLWDRDTNDLLRSELRDELDYRLMLHRLETEEKRLKVKIAEMAIQEIRFRIRALNEDVRRADELHELHLALATVQAVSRVESANAILQERIYRDAVIRNQWQHYYYFFFPFFFPLHTLALFHGNIR; this is translated from the exons ATGCTGCCACGCCGTTTCCcgaaggaggaagaggaggaggacaGCGGTCGCAGGAGGAACCAGTTTAGCAAGGACGAACGGTTGCATCTGCTCAACATAATGAACCAGTATGCGCCGTTGCTGGACGACACGAACGCGTCGGTGTTTGACCGCCGGGAGATCTGGCGCGCGATCGAGCGGGATTTTCATCTCGCGGGTTTCACCGGCAAGACATCGGCGCAGCTCAAGAAGTACTGGCAGAACTACAAGTACCACGGCAGGAGAGCACAT GGCGTGAGAAAACACTCGAGCGCAATTGCGAAAGAGACGATGCAGGAGTCGGAGCTTGCGGAAAATCGCGATAATCACGAAATGACGAAGATTACCGAGGAATCAGCCACTCCTTGCGTTTCTCTTCGTCTCGATACGTCACCGCGGAACGTCACCGAGTCAGGATGTCGTCAGCGTCAGATATATGGGGATAATGGAACATTCTTCCGGAAATTAAGTGCCACGACGATCCTGCCAACCG atttagatTCATTTGGAAAGAATCAATCTAGCTCGGAGATGttgcagaaaaaaagattttcaagtAAGGTTTATGACGAATCAAAGTCATTGAATGTAATAGACCATAAGTCGGAAAAACCAATAGGCACCGACGTGATAGTATCTAATACTGATGCCACGGACAATAGTGTAACCGTATCGGTGATTTGCCCCGAAAGAACTCACGAGCTTTTCAGTCGGAATCAGCagtcaaaaagaaaatgtgaGAGCGACGTAGCGCTAGATAGATCTTCTTTTCAAAGCAGTGTTTCCGTCAATTCAa CTGCATCGCCGAACAAGAAACGCAAGACCGACGATCATTCCATTTTCTCGGCCGTTGCAGTCTCGGCAAAAGGACGCTGCTTCCTGCTGCAACCCCGACAGACTGATAATCACGATGGAGTAATTAGTAACAGAGATAATGCAGTTGAAACGCGGCGGAAATTGGAGTCAGCGAAGAAAGAATCTACCGTTCTACCGTCGAAATTCGCAAAGTGGCAAAGTGAAGTCTCATGCTCGGAATCAGAGGCGAGAGGCATTCCTGCGACCAGCAGGGAAGATTTGCCGATGGAAGATTTTGCCGAGGTCGCTTCTCATACCCGGGATATTCGGGATTCGACGGGATGCTGCAGAGGTAGTTGCGAGGAATCGAAAATTCACGAGAATACCGCGGCGTCGCTGCCGAGGAATCAACAAAACAACGACTCGGATGAAACCGCGAACGACACCGCCGGATCGCGTGTCCCGAATGTGGGATTATGGGACCGTGATACGAACGATTTGCTGCGATCGGAGCTGCGGGACGAGCTGGATTATCGATTGATGCTGCATCGACTGGAA ACCGAGGAGAAGCGGCTGAAAGTGAAAATCGCTGAGATGGCTATTCAGGAGATACGATTCAGAATACGGGCACTGAACGAGGACGTTCGACGGGCGGATGAGCTGCACGAGCTGCATCTGGCACTTGCGACGGTTCAGGCGGTAAGCCGAGTCGAATCCGCGAACGCGATATTGCAAGAGCGCATTTACCGGGATGCTGTCATCCGCAATCAATGgcagcattattattattttttttttccttttttctttccgtTACATACACTCGCGTTATTTCACGGGAATATCCGATAA